The DNA region CCAGAGGACTTTGAGGCGGTGAACGGCGAAGCCGATCATACCTGCGAGGGTGATTGCGTAGAGAGTGAGCACTAATGCCGACATGGTTGTAATAAGGCTTCTATGCCGCGCCGGGCCGTCAAGGCCGCGCAGTCTGAATCATTTGTCCGGGAGGCGGAACCGTTTGGCCGAGTGGCGATCAAGCTCCGGCCGCGCCGGTCATGTCCATGTTGAGGACTTCGATGAACTTTTTCATCGCGGGCGTGAGCACCCGGCCCTTGCGGTGGAGGATAGCGAGGGGGCGGGAGAATTCTTTGCCTTTGAAAGGCACGATGCAGAGGGAGCCCTGTTTCGATTCCTGAAGGACGGTGGCCTGCGGGACGATGGCGATGCCGTGGTCGATCTCGACGGCGCGTTTCACGGTCTCGATGTTGTCGAACTCCATGACGGGCTCGATCTCGAGTTTGTTGTCGCGAAAGATCTGGTCGACGGCTTTGCGGGTGGGGATGTCGGGGTCGAAGCCGATGAATTTCTGACCGGCGAGGGTCTTCATATCGACCTCGCCCGCTTTCGCGAGTTCGTGAGACGGATGCGTGATGAGGACGAGGCGGTCGTCGCGGAAAGGGAGTTGTTCGATCTGCCGGACTTTGACGGGGAAGGCGACGAGGCCGAAGTCCACGGAGTTATGGAGGATGTCTTCGTAAACGAGATTTGAGCGGCGGTACTCGACGCGGACGTTGACCGAGGGGAAATCGTGGAGGAAGCGCTTGATGTAGGGCGGCAGCTCGTGGAGGCCGATGGAGTAAATGGTCGAGATGCGGATGGTGCCGCTGATGACCTTCTTCATCTCCTGGAGCTCGCTGAGGAGCTTCTCGTACTGGTGAAGCACTTCCTTCGAGGCTTCGTACACGCGCTGGCCTTCGCGGGTGAGCTGGAATTGTTTCTGGCTGCGATCGATCAGCAGCGTCTTGAAGTGGCGCTCCATCGCCCGTGCTTGCTGGCTCACGGCGGATTGCGTGATGCCGTTTATTTTGGCGGATTTTGAAAAGCTCTTCGTCTCGACGAGGTCGGCGAAGATTTTGAAATTCTCAATTTGCATGGTGCGATCAGACTGGGCTCAGCATAAATTTCTCTAATCACCCTGCAATCTCTTAAACGGCCTGCTGCATGATCACCTACGAAGACTTTCTAATCCGCGTCGCCGAAGTGCGCGCGAAAATCGCCGAAGCGTGTCGCGTGGCGGGGCGCGATCCAGCAGAGGTGGCCTTGCTGGCGGTGACAAAAACGCATCCGGCGGTGGCGGCTGAGTATGCGGCGCGCTGCGGGCTGGCGGCGGTCGGCGAGAACCGTGTGCAGGAGGCCGTGGAGAAGCGGCCGCTGGTGTCGGCAAGTGCGCCGGGGCTGCGGTGGGAGCTGATCGGGCACTTGCAGTCGAACAAGGCGAAGCTGGCGGTGCAGACGTTTGACCGGGTGCAGAGCGTGGACAGCGAGAAGCTGCTCAATCATCTCGACCGGGCGGCGGGGGAAAGCGGGAAGACGCTGGGGGTGCTGCTTCAGATCAACGCGGGGAACGATCCGGCGAAGTTTGGGGCGGAGCCGGGGGATGCGTCGAAGTTGTTGGAAGTGGCGCTGGCGAAGACGCATTTGCGTATCGAGGGATTGATGACGATCGCGCCGCTCGGGGCGAATCCGGCGGAGGGTGCGGAACTGGCTGTTCGGACGTTTGGAAATTTGCGGACGATCCGGGATGAGCTGGCGGGGCGTTTCGGAGTGCCGTTGCGCGAGCTGTCCATGGGGATGAGCGGTGATCTGGCGGCGGCAGTGGCGGCCGGGAGCACGGTGGTGCGGGTGGGAACGGCGCTGTTTGGGGGAAGGAGCTGAGTTGAGAGTTTAGAGACGGAGTGAGCGTCAGCGGGCGGCGGTTTTAACCGTGGCGGCGGGCAAGGCGGGCTGCTCGGCTTTTTTGTCGAAGTATTTTTGGAGCATCGCGCCGGCGATCGGGGCGGCCAGGTCACCGCCGCCGATTTCATCACCGGGGCCGCCTTCGAGGATGACGGCTACGGCGATCTCGGGGTTGTCGTAGGGGGCAAAGCCGATGAACCAGGCGTAGTTGATACGCGCTCTGACGCCGTTTTCGTAATAGTCTTTCTGGGCGGTGCCGGTTTTTCCGGCGATCTTGGCATATTGTAAGTTGAAGAGTTTCGGGTTGCTGAGTTTGCGTCCGCTTCCTGTTTCCACGCAGCGGCGCATGCCTTCGATAAGTCCGTTGTATTGTCTTGGCGTGAGGCCGATCGGCTCGGTTTTTTGACGCGGGCGTTTGGGATCGTGAAGCAGTGTGGGGTGAGTGACGGTTTCGCCGCGGGCGACGGAAGCCACGAAGCAGGCCATCTGAAGGGGCGTGAGAATGAGCGCGCTTTGGCCGATGGCGTAGTTGGCGGTTTCGCCTTCGGGCCAGCGTTCGCCGCGAACGCGTTGCAGCCAGGCGGGGTCGGGAACGACCATGCGTCGGGTTTCGCCAGGGAGTTCGATGCCGGTGTTCTGATCCAGATGAAAGCGGCGTGCTTCGGCTGCGATCGCGTCAGGGCCCATTTTTCGACCGCAGTCGTAGAAGAAAATGTTGCAGCTTTTCTCCAGCGAGGTCGCGAGGGTCATCTCGCCGGGCGTGCTTCGATGATTGTGGCAGACGAAGGTGCGGTTGCCGATCTGGTAGGTGCCGTTGCATTCGACGTGGGTTGTTGCTGGGTCGATGACGCCGGCGCGAAGCCCGGCGATGGACGTGAGAACTTTGAACGTAGAGCCGGGCTGATAGAGGCCGTTGAGCGCGCGGTTGAGCCAGGCGCCTGTGTCGCTCATCGCCTCGAAGTCGTCGCTGGAGAGGCGTGGCATGAAGTTGTTGAGGTCATAGGTGGGGGCGCTGACGACGGCGAGGACTTCGCCGGTGCGGACATCGATGGCGACGGCGGCGCCGGCCTGGGGTTTGGCCTTCATGATTTTTTGGCCGTTGGCGTCGGTTTCGCCGGTTTCCTCGGGTTCGCCGTCGAGTGTTTTGATGGCTTCTTCGGCGGCGATTTGGAGGTCGATGTCGAGGCTGGTTTTGATGCTCTGGCCTTGGACGGGGAGGCGGCGGTCGAGGGGGGCGTCCACACGGTATCCGGTGGGGTCGACGCGGTAGGTGGCGACGCCGGGTTTGCCTTGGAGGATGTTATTAAAGCGACCCTCGATGCCGTCTTTGCCGATGGTGCCGCGCATTTTCACGGTCCATACGCCGTCTTCGGGGAGGTCGGCGTTGAGTTCGTCATAAGGGCGGACGTAGCCGAGGGCGTGGGCGGCGACGTTTTTGTAGGGATACTCTCGGGTGCTGGCGGCCAGGATCTGGACGGGGTCGGTGACGGGGAGTTGTTCGGAGAGGCGGGCGTATTCCTCCGGGGTAAGCTCGTCGGCAATGATGTAGGGGAGGAGGAGCTGGGTTTCGAAGTGGCGCTTGAGATTGTCGGCGTCGATTTTGATGGAGCGGCCGGTGATGCGGTTGATGTCGTCGGCGTGTTTTTGGAGGACGCTGTAGCGGGCGATAGAGCGAAGCTGAGAATAGGAGGGGAGGTCCTTGTCGTCGTTCGCGAGGTAGTTTTTTCGAATGGTGCGGACGGCGTTGTTGAACTCGGTGCGGAGCTCGTCGAGGTTGACGGCGGCGTAGAAGCGGGCGCGGTTTTTGACGAGGAGGCGGCCTTCGCGGTCGTAAATGTTTCCGCGGGGGCCGGGGGTGAGGATGCGGCGCTGGTTTTGTTGTTTTTCGCGCGAGTGGTATTCGTCGGTTTTGATGAGCTGCTGGTAGGCGAGGCCGCCGATGAGGATGAGGAGGAGGGCGGCGATGGCGGGGTAGAAAAACAGGATGCGCAGGTCGTAGCCCTTGTGGGACTCCATGAGGCTGCTGGAACGGTCTGAAGTGCGGTCGGCCATCGGATGTGCGTGCCGTTACAGCAATCCGCGGCGTTCGTGGCGCAAGCTGAAGCCGGCGATTTCGAGGGCATGTTCCTGAAGTGAGAAGAACCAGCCGGCGGCGAGGGCGACGAAGAGTTCGGAGATGAACAGATCGAGGAAGATCGCGGGGAGCGCGCCGAGGGGCGCGGGGTGGCGGACGATCAGGCCGAGGGTAAGGACGAGGAAGATGGCGGCGTTAGCGATGAGGGCGACGAGAATGCCGAAGTAGGTTTCTTCGCGGGGAAAACGGGCGCGTAAATTGAAGATGAACGTGTGGGCGGCGAGGAAGAGGACGGCGTGGAGGCCGAAGCGGACGGGGGCGGTGGCGTCGAACCAGAGGCCGAGGAGAACGACGATTTTCCAGCCGTCGCGGTAGTTGAGGCGGAGGGCAGGGAAGACGACGAGGAGGCCGCCGATGAAGAGGCTGACGTGCCAGCTGGAGAGGTAGTGATTGAGCTGGGCGAAGACAGTCCAGAGCACGATGCCGCAGACTGAGGCGACGAGGATGAGCCGCCGCGAGGTCATGGCTTTTTCAGCGGGACGAGGACGGTGACTTCGGTGACATCGGCCAAGCGCGGGTCGAGTTCGACGGAGCCGGATTTGAAGAGGCCATCGGGGCTGGGTTCGAGTTTGTTGATTTTGCCGATGACGAGGCCGGAAGGAAATGTGCCGCCAAGGCCGGAGGTGACGACGCGGCGTGGGGTGGCGGAGTTGGCAAAAATATCGAGCGGGACGAAATCAATGAGTCCACCGAAAGGGCCGAAGGCTTCTTTGCTTGCGCCTTGGTAGCTGATGGGCCGGGTATCGCCCTCGAGGGTGGCGGCGAGGCGGAGGCCGGGGGTGCTGATCAGATCGACCTCGGATGTGTAGAGGCCGACTTTGGCGACGCGGCCGACGACTCCGCCGACGAAGATGACGGGGGCGTTTTCGGTGATGCCGTGCGCGGAGCCTTTGCGGATGGTGAGGCGTTGCCACCATGTGCCGAAGCTGCGGCGGACGACGCGGGCGGTCTCGGGTTTGTAGTCCTGGAAGACGGGGAGATTGAGCAGGTCTTCGAGGCGGTGGATCTCGCCTTCGAGCGCGGCGTTTTTCTGGATAGCGAGTTCGTAGGAGGCGTTGAGGCGGGAGAGTTGTTTCCCGGATTCGATGAGGTCGTCTTTGGAGCGCGTGCGCAACGCCCAGTAGGATTGGAGATCCCGGACAGCGGAGGCGGAGACGTCGATGGGTGCCTGGAACTCGAAGAAGGAAGCGCGGCCGAAACGTTTGACGATAGCGGGGACGACCAGCCAGGCGGCGATGATGAGGCCGAGGACGAAGAAGGGTCTGGCTTGGTCGATGCGTTTAGCGGGCACGAGGGGCGGAGCGGGTTTTCAGCCCGGGAGAGACGCGGGAAAGGCGAAGTGGTTCGGAGCCGATAGCGAGATCGTGAAAATCGATCCGATGCGCGACGTGTCGCGATTTAACTCAGACGTTCTGCATGACCCAGTTGAGGTCGTTGAGGACGGCGCCGGTGCCGTTGGCGACGGCGGAGAGAGGATCGTCGGCGACGGTGACGGGCAGGCCGGTTTTTTCGCTGAGGAGGCGGTCGATGCCGCGGATGAGCGAGCCGCCGCCGGCCATGACGAAGCCGCGGTCGACGAGGTCGGCGGAGAGTTCGGGCGGGCAGCGTTCGAGGGTGGTGCGGACGGCGTCGACGATGGCGGCGATGGTGTCGCTGAGCGCTTCGCGGATTTCCTGCGAAGTGATGTGGATCGTCTTGGGGAGACCGGCGACGGAGTCGCGGCCTTTGACTTCTAGGGAGAGTTCTTCGTCGAGCGGGTAGGCGGAGCCGATCTTCATCTTGATCTCTTCGGCGGTGCGCTCGCCGATGAGCAAGTTGTAGGCGCGCTTCATGTAGTTCACGACGGCGGCGTCGAGTTCGTCGCCGGCGACGCGAATCGACTTTGAGAATACAATGCCGGAGAGCGAAATGATGGCGATCTCGGTGGTGCCGCCGCCGATGTCGACGATCATGTTGGCGGCGGGTTCATCGATCGGGAGGCCGACGCCGATGGCGGCGGCCATGGGTTCGGGAATGGTGATGACGTCGCGGGCACCGGCGTGGGTGGCGGAGTCTTTGACGGCGCGTTTTTCGACTTCGGTGATGCCGGAGGGAATGGCGATGACGACGCGGGGGGCGACGCGCAGGGCGTTGTTGTGAACCTTGCGGATGAAGTAGCGGAGCATCGCCTCGGTGACGTCGAAGTCGGCGATGACGCCGTCTTTCATGGGGCGGATGGCGGTGATGTTGCCGGGGGTGCGGCCCAACATACGTTTGGCTTCGTCGCCGACGGCGCGCACTTTGCGGGTGGTGGTATCGAGTGCGACGACGGAGGGTTCGCGGAGGACGATGCCTTTGTCTTTCACATAAACGAGCGTGTTGGCCGTACCGAGGTCGATGCCGATGTCGTTGGAGAAATACCCGAAGAAGTTTGAAGCCATGGTGCTGGTGATGCGGGGAAAAAGCGGCGGTTCCGCCGACGGGAGACAATGAGTGCGTTTCTGCTCTGTCAAAGGGGAAAGCGGGCATTTCTCCTCTGAAAACGTGCGCGGAGCGCGGGGCGAGCAGGCGGCCTGCCGTGAGGAGATGTGACGCACGGCTTGACGGATACGCTTGCGGGGCGTGCTGTCTGGAAACGTTCATGGAGCACGGCATCAACTTTATCCAGGACTTCGCGGTGGTGCTGCTGGTGGCAGGCGCGGTGGGGTGGTTTTGTCAGCGGGTGGGGCTTTCGGTGGTGGTGGGTTATCTGGTCGCCGGGGTGTTGGTGGGGCCATTCACGCCACCGTTCTCGCTGGTGAAGGAAGGGGGGAGCATCGAGACGCTGGCGCAGGTGGGGCTGGTTTTTTTGATGTTTTCCATCGGGTTGAAGTTGAGTGTGAGGAGGCTGAGGCGGTTGGGGTTTTTGCTGCTGGCGGGGGTGTTCGCGAGTGCGGCGGTGGTGTACTGCCTGACGCGCGCGGGCGGGCTGATGCTGGGGTGGAGCGGGACGGAGAGTTTGTTTTTGGCGGCGATGCTCATGGTGTCGTCGTCGTCGATCATCGGGAAAATTTTGCACGACACGGGTTGCACGCATGAGAAGGCGGGGCAGCTGGCGATGGGGGTGTCGGTGCTGGAGGACGTGGTGGCGGTGGTGATGCTGACGTTGCTGAATTCGCTGGTGCAGTTTGGCGGGGTGGGGCAGGGCGTGGATCTGGGGCAGACGCTCGGGATGTTCGGGGCGTTTGTGGTACTGGCGGGTATCGGCGGGTTGCTGATCGTGCCGTGGCTGCTGAAGAAGCTGAGCATCTCGGCGGGGGAGGAGTTGCAGACGGTGACGCTTGCGGGGCTGTTGTTCGGGCTGGCGTTGATCGCGCAGAAGGCGGGTTACTCGCTGGCGCTCGGGGCATTTTTGCTGGGGACGATCGTGGCGGAGACGCCGCACCGGACGCAGGTGGAGCGGACGTTTGAGGGGATGCGCGAGGTGTTCACGGCGGTGTTTTTCGTGGCGATCGGGATGCAGATCGATGTGCGACTGGTGGGTGAGTGGTGGTGGTTGATCGTGGGCGTGGCGGCGTTCACGGTGGTGGTGCGGGCGCTGGCGACGACCATCGGGCTGTCGCTGATCGGGACTTCGGTGAAGGACTCGATGCAGGTAGGGTTGATGGCTACGCCGATCGGGGAGTTTTCGTTCATCATTGCGCAGCTGGGCGTGGCGGCGAAGGTGGTGCCGGAGCGGTTTTATCCGATGGCGGTCGGGGTGTCGCTGCTGACGACGCTGGGCGCGCCGTCACTGACGAAACATTCGGAGAAGATCAGTGTATGGGCTTTGTCGCGACGGCCGGGGTGGTTGCGGGCGTGGCATGGTTATTACTACACATGGATCGAGCGGCTGCGGGCGCGGCAGAAGCGAAATATGCTCTGGCAGCTGAGCAAGAAGCGGTTGATCCAGATAAGCGTGGAGGTGTTGCTGGTGACTGGGCTGCTGGTGTTTTCGGAGCCGCTGTTTGCGATGGTTGAGAGTTGGCTGGGGCATAACTGGCTGTTTCCGCATGGGCCGACGGTGCTGTTTGTCGCGGGCATGACGCTGGTCGTGCTGGCGCCGCTGGTGGCGATCTGGAGGAATATTTCGGCTCTGTGCCTGCTTTACGCGCAGGTGTCGGTGTCGGGGCATCCACAGGCGCGAAAGATGGCACCTGTTGTGGAGTGGGCGTTCCGGGCGGTGGCGGGAGCGGCGCTGGCGTTGTGGATTTTTTCGCTGTTGCCGGCGGGTGTGGGGATGAAGTGGCTGTTGCTGGCGAGTGTGTTGCTGGCGGGCGTGGGCATCCTGATTTTGCGGCGGAGGCTGGTTTACTGGCACAGCGAGCTGGAGGTGGAGCTCCAGGGGGCGCTCGCGGGGGCGGGGAGCGCGGCGATGGAGACGAATGCGCCGTGGCTGAATCCGCATCGCGAGTGGAAGCTGAGTGTGAGCGATTGTGTGCTGCCGGATCTGGCGGATTGCACGGGGAAGAGGATCTCGGAGCTGGCGCTGAGGCCGCAGTTTGGAGCGACGATTGTGGGCATTGACCGGCAGGGCTGCCTGATCCCGCTGCCGGGACCGGAGACGGTGCTTTATCCGCGGGACAAGGTTTTGTTGATCGGCACGGCGGAGCAGATGGCGGCTGGCAAGGCATTCCTGCAAAGAGTGACGGGCAATCCGTCGGGATCGGAGTTCGAGGATGTGCGCATGGAAACCATCCTGGTTCCGACGGGCAGTCCGGGGGCGGGGAAGGATTTGAGGACGTTGATCCCGTCGCAGGGAAACCATGTGCAGATCGCGGGTATCCGGCGCGGGGAGACGCGGGTGCTCAATCCGGCGGGCGATGAAGTGGTGGGGGCGGGTGACGAGCTGCTGGTGCTCGGAACGCCGGACCAGATCCACGGGTTTCGCGAGTGGCTGGAGGCGGTCTGAGCGGCGGGTGATAGGCTTAGGGCGGATGTGGACGTGGCGGTGGTTGCGGGCGGGAGTGAGGGGGGATTTTGGACACAAAAAAAGCGCACCGGAGAGGGGGCGCTTGGAAGAGAGAAAAGGCGTGGTGCTTAGTTGGCGCCGTGCGTCTTGGTGGTCTCAGCTTTTTTTGAAGTCTCGGTGGCCGTGGATTGGGCGGCCGGTTCTTCGTCTTCGCCCTTGGAGGCTTTTTTGAATTCCTTGATGGACTGGCCGAGACCGCGGGCGAGGCTCGGGAGCTTGGCGCCGCCGAAGAGGAGGAGCACAATGAGGAGGAGGACGATCAATTCCGTGCTGCCCATGCCCATGAGGGCGAGAGGAGCGTTGAGGAGTGGGCTGTTCATGATGTTCGGCAGGCTATGTTACTCCGAGGGGGAGTAAAGGTGTTATACCGGTTTGGTGGGAGACGCAGGCGGAGTGGT from Nibricoccus aquaticus includes:
- a CDS encoding Sec-independent protein translocase subunit TatA/TatB, which gives rise to MNSPLLNAPLALMGMGSTELIVLLLIVLLLFGGAKLPSLARGLGQSIKEFKKASKGEDEEPAAQSTATETSKKAETTKTHGAN
- a CDS encoding peptidoglycan D,D-transpeptidase FtsI family protein — encoded protein: MADRTSDRSSSLMESHKGYDLRILFFYPAIAALLLILIGGLAYQQLIKTDEYHSREKQQNQRRILTPGPRGNIYDREGRLLVKNRARFYAAVNLDELRTEFNNAVRTIRKNYLANDDKDLPSYSQLRSIARYSVLQKHADDINRITGRSIKIDADNLKRHFETQLLLPYIIADELTPEEYARLSEQLPVTDPVQILAASTREYPYKNVAAHALGYVRPYDELNADLPEDGVWTVKMRGTIGKDGIEGRFNNILQGKPGVATYRVDPTGYRVDAPLDRRLPVQGQSIKTSLDIDLQIAAEEAIKTLDGEPEETGETDANGQKIMKAKPQAGAAVAIDVRTGEVLAVVSAPTYDLNNFMPRLSSDDFEAMSDTGAWLNRALNGLYQPGSTFKVLTSIAGLRAGVIDPATTHVECNGTYQIGNRTFVCHNHRSTPGEMTLATSLEKSCNIFFYDCGRKMGPDAIAAEARRFHLDQNTGIELPGETRRMVVPDPAWLQRVRGERWPEGETANYAIGQSALILTPLQMACFVASVARGETVTHPTLLHDPKRPRQKTEPIGLTPRQYNGLIEGMRRCVETGSGRKLSNPKLFNLQYAKIAGKTGTAQKDYYENGVRARINYAWFIGFAPYDNPEIAVAVILEGGPGDEIGGGDLAAPIAGAMLQKYFDKKAEQPALPAATVKTAAR
- a CDS encoding cation:proton antiporter; translation: MEHGINFIQDFAVVLLVAGAVGWFCQRVGLSVVVGYLVAGVLVGPFTPPFSLVKEGGSIETLAQVGLVFLMFSIGLKLSVRRLRRLGFLLLAGVFASAAVVYCLTRAGGLMLGWSGTESLFLAAMLMVSSSSIIGKILHDTGCTHEKAGQLAMGVSVLEDVVAVVMLTLLNSLVQFGGVGQGVDLGQTLGMFGAFVVLAGIGGLLIVPWLLKKLSISAGEELQTVTLAGLLFGLALIAQKAGYSLALGAFLLGTIVAETPHRTQVERTFEGMREVFTAVFFVAIGMQIDVRLVGEWWWLIVGVAAFTVVVRALATTIGLSLIGTSVKDSMQVGLMATPIGEFSFIIAQLGVAAKVVPERFYPMAVGVSLLTTLGAPSLTKHSEKISVWALSRRPGWLRAWHGYYYTWIERLRARQKRNMLWQLSKKRLIQISVEVLLVTGLLVFSEPLFAMVESWLGHNWLFPHGPTVLFVAGMTLVVLAPLVAIWRNISALCLLYAQVSVSGHPQARKMAPVVEWAFRAVAGAALALWIFSLLPAGVGMKWLLLASVLLAGVGILILRRRLVYWHSELEVELQGALAGAGSAAMETNAPWLNPHREWKLSVSDCVLPDLADCTGKRISELALRPQFGATIVGIDRQGCLIPLPGPETVLYPRDKVLLIGTAEQMAAGKAFLQRVTGNPSGSEFEDVRMETILVPTGSPGAGKDLRTLIPSQGNHVQIAGIRRGETRVLNPAGDEVVGAGDELLVLGTPDQIHGFREWLEAV
- a CDS encoding rod shape-determining protein, coding for MASNFFGYFSNDIGIDLGTANTLVYVKDKGIVLREPSVVALDTTTRKVRAVGDEAKRMLGRTPGNITAIRPMKDGVIADFDVTEAMLRYFIRKVHNNALRVAPRVVIAIPSGITEVEKRAVKDSATHAGARDVITIPEPMAAAIGVGLPIDEPAANMIVDIGGGTTEIAIISLSGIVFSKSIRVAGDELDAAVVNYMKRAYNLLIGERTAEEIKMKIGSAYPLDEELSLEVKGRDSVAGLPKTIHITSQEIREALSDTIAAIVDAVRTTLERCPPELSADLVDRGFVMAGGGSLIRGIDRLLSEKTGLPVTVADDPLSAVANGTGAVLNDLNWVMQNV
- a CDS encoding YggS family pyridoxal phosphate-dependent enzyme; this encodes MITYEDFLIRVAEVRAKIAEACRVAGRDPAEVALLAVTKTHPAVAAEYAARCGLAAVGENRVQEAVEKRPLVSASAPGLRWELIGHLQSNKAKLAVQTFDRVQSVDSEKLLNHLDRAAGESGKTLGVLLQINAGNDPAKFGAEPGDASKLLEVALAKTHLRIEGLMTIAPLGANPAEGAELAVRTFGNLRTIRDELAGRFGVPLRELSMGMSGDLAAAVAAGSTVVRVGTALFGGRS
- the mreC gene encoding rod shape-determining protein MreC — encoded protein: MPAKRIDQARPFFVLGLIIAAWLVVPAIVKRFGRASFFEFQAPIDVSASAVRDLQSYWALRTRSKDDLIESGKQLSRLNASYELAIQKNAALEGEIHRLEDLLNLPVFQDYKPETARVVRRSFGTWWQRLTIRKGSAHGITENAPVIFVGGVVGRVAKVGLYTSEVDLISTPGLRLAATLEGDTRPISYQGASKEAFGPFGGLIDFVPLDIFANSATPRRVVTSGLGGTFPSGLVIGKINKLEPSPDGLFKSGSVELDPRLADVTEVTVLVPLKKP
- a CDS encoding LysR family transcriptional regulator; this encodes MQIENFKIFADLVETKSFSKSAKINGITQSAVSQQARAMERHFKTLLIDRSQKQFQLTREGQRVYEASKEVLHQYEKLLSELQEMKKVISGTIRISTIYSIGLHELPPYIKRFLHDFPSVNVRVEYRRSNLVYEDILHNSVDFGLVAFPVKVRQIEQLPFRDDRLVLITHPSHELAKAGEVDMKTLAGQKFIGFDPDIPTRKAVDQIFRDNKLEIEPVMEFDNIETVKRAVEIDHGIAIVPQATVLQESKQGSLCIVPFKGKEFSRPLAILHRKGRVLTPAMKKFIEVLNMDMTGAAGA